ttaaaacaataaacacttaacaatttatttatttttttaaatatagactataatttttttttcttaacttaaaatgcaagacaacaaactaagcatacaagaatttattttattttcttaaaataaaatgcaagacaacaaactaagcacacaatatcttaaaatgcaagacaacaaattaagcacacaacacacaaataacgtaattagtacgatacaaatcatcttcaatcctgagacattccaaactttgcccagatgtgcttcactaaatctgcttgcagttcgtgatgaacatttgaatcacgcaactcggatctagcacgcacatgatttacaaaagcgggtaaaacctcggtcgagtatggttgctgtGTACTAGATTCACCTTCtccagattgctcaaaatcggtccaacgttgagcatatgaatctcgttcatcctcgaaaatcatattatgtaatatgatgcatgacctcataatgatactcaagtcatctatgtcccacaagcgagctggttcactgatgattttaaaacgagcttgaagaactccaaatgcacgttcgatgtccttccgacatccctcctgaacttttgcaaataacttatcgggttcactttgaggaagtctaatcgttttgacgaaagttggataagaaggatagataccatcggctagatagtatgccatattatagggacgttgattcacaaagaaattcacagctggagcctttccctgttccacgtcatcaaacactggtgactgatctagaacgtttatgtcgttcaacgttccaggacatccaaaaaaggcatgccagatccataggtcataagttgcaactgcttcaagaataactgttgtggttcccttatcccctctagtaaattgaccttcccatgctttaggacaatttttccactcccagtgcatgcagtcaatactcccgatcatgcctgggaacccccgcatgtcattagcatgtagtattctttgcaggtcttcttgggttggtgctctcaggtactgTTGCTCATATAATCGTATtattcctttacagaatctacgtaaacactcaaatgctgtagtacctccaattttgatgtactcatcgaccgcatctgctgccacaccatatgctaacattcgcattgttgtgttacattttgctaagggtgatataccttgtttattggctgcatcaacacgttgggtgaagtagttatcactacttgaaaggtcatcaacgattcgaaggaaaatatgtttttgcatccggtaccgacgacgaaacattgcatcgtcatatgtaggctcattggcaaagtagtcgccaATTACCCTCTGGTTTGCCGCTGTATGATCTCTACCGAGATATTTTCTACTACGAGGTGCAGTATCTTCTCGAATTTTTCTTCGACGCTCTCTAAATCGGTTGagtacataagcttcttcaatttgactattttgaatgtatgctgcaagatcaaaaggacaatcagatggatccattttttgtgaaatttgaagtagattggaagagatttgggatattagtacatcaatggatctatgagtccatatatataggtacattgaatggtggttgagtgccggatttgaaataagttatcaaccagagttaattatctgaaaatgacaagattcgaattgagtggtacatattcaaatacagttacccgagaattatTAAAGTCAAACACTACTGACTTgacaccacgggcaaattattaaagcaaacactacagacttgacaccactggtggatttgaaataagttatcaaccagagttaattatcagaaaatgacaagattcgaattgagtggtacatattcaaacacagttacccgagaattattaaagccaaacactactgacttgacaccacgggcaaattattaaagcaaacactacagacttcacaccactggtggatttgaaataagttatcaaccaaaGTTAATTATCGAAAAAGggcaagattcgaattgagtgatacatattcaaacacagttacccgagaattattaaagccaaacactactgacttgacaccacgggcaaattattaaagcaaacactacagacttgacatcactagtggatttgaaataagttatcaaccagagttaattatcggaaaaggacaagattcgaattgagtgatacatattcaaacacagttacccatacattaaagcaaacattacatagctgtcaccacttgaaaattattaaagaaaACATTAAACCAAAAACTACAGACTTCACACCACTGACAAgtttgaccgaatacagacaaagactcgcttgaaattaatttccaaatagctCTTTGGACAACTGCTCTAACAACTCTTTCTTACAGTCATTGAGATGCTCTTCCGAAGTTAGCTTTAGATACATACTAATTTTCTtagcattagtcttctctttaatcaattcgttagtctctgcttgcaccgatgctatcttGTCTAATCgttcaagctctttctccttgaattGGATATAAGAATCCCACTCTTTGTCCACCTCCTCGTCGGcatcttctctaattttctttttactcttttttttagctgcctacctacccattggacgaggaattaatcctatagagtttgagccacttgcatcactgtcgtgtgatcccttagatccactacttctcgAGCCAGTATTTCCTCCTAcctgactacaaaaacgtggttgatcacggagaacgcgtcattcttccatcaaagtaaattgaccaatcttcccacttgcgaataattcctgcgctcttgcgataacatcatcctccgaccaaccgcttcgttgctcacgcttagcgctatcataagcgccaatccatttacccagtcttgtgttcatataattccaacggtttcggcaggcaacccaatcgcgcggaggatcgaatgagcaatgcttaTTACAATACTtagcaatatctctccaaaatgtttctcctttctggtttcttccaacaacactgtttgttccacaattaatccacccactaattagcactagattttgtgcagtgttccatgcgggtGAATGAGCttttttgctcttaggagtgatttcattgacttcattatcagctgacccgccaccaagattgacttgtgttgaaaatttcGGAAATTCCGgcacatcaacactcggaaaattttcaggaaccactggcatataaccactagactggggtgtttgagatgaatatctcacagatccataagatggatgagagtttggaacaattgatgtctggttaaaattttgtatgtattgaggaggttggtacgaatattgatttggatctggataatagtttggatttcgaggacgttggttggagatttgatgtgggacttgataatagtttggattttgaggatgttggttgaagaattgatgtgggacttgataattggtggaattttgaggacgttggtaagaaatttgattttgatcttcatagttgttgtgattttggttgtaaaatgggttgtttgaagaattctgggtgttgaaatggtgattgttgggattcatttcaatacaaatgctaatagatagataaataagatggtgagagagataataagagagggaaaaaacttggtttttttttcggtgtccaaatcaaacgaaccaagtctctatttatagagaaaaaaaaatcatgaattttggtataattttttttttcagaaaatatatttttttatgaaataattgagttcaaaagataagaaaaaacGAAATTCAGAGCAACCAATCAGAGGAAGCCACGTGGCAGGGGAAAAAAAAGCTTTCTCCCTCCtgcagacaaggcgcgtcacGCGCCAGCAGTGGCCACTGACCTCACGCCACGTGGCACACCGTAGGCACTTTAATTTTGTTGAAAAACTTCAAcaatttccttctctctcttccatttcaACACAATTCAATAATCATTAAACCCACTCAACAAAATTCAACACAATTCAATAAACAATTCAACCATCCATTGTGGATGGTCTAACTACTTGCATATGGAGTTTTTGAATACCataatcaaaatcaattgatgaagtCTATACAAACATGTTGCTATTTTTGGACAGGTGAAAACATGCAGAGAAATAGCCCAAGTGGAATTTGGAGACAAGCCCAAGCCCAAGCCCAGGCCCAGGCCCAGGCCCAGGATCAGTAAGCGCGTGGATTCCACCATGTAACTAATGTATGAACACTAGCAGTAACTCCTCATCACTAGGGTAGtgaacacaaaacaacaacacTGAGAGTGAGTGAGTCACCGTTATAAATTTTATGCTTCTTCACCAATTTTTCAAACTCAGAACCATAGCCAGAAATTCCCAATCTCCTTTTTCATCTCTTTCAATTtcactttcttcatcttctcccatGGCCGCCGCCGCCGCATCCTCCGAAGATTCGCTCCGCAAAGCCCTCGCCGACAAGCAATCTGCCGTCGACGCCCAGGGCAACGCCGTTCGCGCTCTCAAGGCCGCATCCGCCGCCAAGCCCGACATCGACGCCGCCATCGCAGCTCTCAACGCTCTCAAGCTCGAGAAGTCCTCCATCGAACGCTCCCTCCAGTCTATCCTCTCTGTTGCCGACACCCGAGAAAGCTTCCGCCATGCTGTGACCAATACCCTCGAACGCCGCTTCTTCTACATCCCCACTGCCAAAATCTACGGCGGCGTTGCTGGTCTGTACGACTACGGTCCTCCTGGTTGCGATGTCAAGCTCAACGTCCTCTCCTTCTGGCGTAAGGTAAGCTCGCCGTGCCCTTTAGGCtgattgcatgtttggaaatctttcAACAATAGATTCTTCTGGCTTATGGGTTTGAGAATTGATTCTGCGGAATCTTATAGCTTAGCATGATAGAATAACTTGTGGAAATAGCTTCCAAACTTAGTATAACTTACTGCTCGGATTAGATTATGGATACTTTTAGAAAGGTTTTTTCTCAGTGTAGGGACTAATGTGAAGATTGACGGTGTAGTGTTATCTCTGATAGCCaatgatgttgttgttgtgtgcTGATTTTTGGTTAGGGTTTTGTGTTTCTGCAGTCGAGTAAACACCACTAATGTCGAATTAGTAAGAGATATGAGGATTATTTACAAGAACAAATGTAGAATTATTCGACTAATGTGATTGACTGATGCATATTTCTAGGGTTAATGAATAATCTAGGTTTTTTCTTGCGTAGGGAGTTATATGAAGATTGGGGGTTTAGACTTTCGTGTTATCTCAGATGGTCAATGATGacgttttttatgttttttttttccgcaGCATTTCGTTAGGGAGGAGCAAATGTTGGAGATGGACTGTCCCTGCGTGACGCCAGAGGAAGTGCTGAAGGCGTCCGGCCATGTTGAGAAGTTCACTGATCTCATGGTGAAGGACACCAAGACTAACAATTGCTTCCGTGCCGATCACTTGCTCAAGGACTATTGTAATGAAAAGCTCCAGAAGGACCTTACATTGTCTCCTGAAAAGGTCGCGGAGCTCAAGAATGTGCTGGCCTTGTTGGATGATTTCTCTCCTGAAGAGCTCGGCGCTAAGATTAAGGAGTATGGGATCACTGCCCCTGACACCCAGAATCCCCTCTCTGATCCTTACCCTTTCAATTTGATGTTCCAAACTAAAATTGGTCCTTCTGGCTTGCAGACTGGGTTGGTAACTTTTTTCCTCCTTTATGGTTTATGTCctgtggtggtgatgatgatgttTTGATGTAAATAAGATAATTATAGTATCGTGTAATTATCATGATCAGAAATATCATAAATCTTTGTATATATTGATCTACAGAATAGTTTCACTGTATAGTTTAGACACATCAAATTCACTCAGTGTCTCTGGATATATTCTTCTTTGTGGTTTTTGTCTGTGATGATGAGATAGATGGGCATTGAACACAAGCtaaagtcctttttcaactgtGGCAGGTATTTGCGTCCTGAAACTGCACAGGGCATATTTGTCAACTTCAGGGACTTGTATTATTGCAATGGAAACAAGCTACCTTTTGCTGCTGCCCAAGTTGGGCAAGCTTTTAGAAATGAGGTTTGTGATGCTTGTCTTGTTTTTGTTTGAACTTGCtctcattattttttttgggGGAATCagctctagttttttttttgtatagaTTGCTCCTCGTCAAGGCCTTCTCAGAGTTCGAGAATTCACACTGGCAGAAATTGAGCACTTTGTTGATCCAGAAGACAAGTCCCATCCAAAGTTCGCAGAAGTTGCTGACTTGGAGTTTTTAATGTTCCCAAGGGAGGAACAAGTGTCTGGTCAGTCTGCAAAGCGAATTCGTTTGGGTGAAGCTGTTTCCAAGGTCAGTATGAACCATATCCACACTCCCTTATATTCACTGACCACTCTTTACGACATGTTATGATTCTTTTCTATTTTCACTCTGGAATTTGTTCAGGGTATTGTCAATAATGAGACTCTTGGTTATTTCATCGGGAGAGTATATCTTTTCTTGACGCGTCTTGGTATTGACAAAGACCGCTTAAGATTTAGGCAACATCTTGCCAATGAGATGGCCCATTATGCTGCTGACTGCTGGGATGCGGAGATCGAGTGTTCCTATGGTTGGATTGAGTGTGTTGGCATTGCTGATAGATCTGCATATGATTTGCGTGCTCACTCGGTAATGATTCTCGTTCAACATGCTCATTTTGATAACTTCAATGAAACAATACAGCACTATTCTTAAGGGTGAATTGTCCAATAGAATAATTCAAATTGGTTTCCTTACATATGAGTACCAAAAACAACTTAGGATATTCCAATTTTGCAATGTGAGGTCTTAGGTGTACCATGTTGGCATGTTCTTATAATGATGTTGTATTTGATGCCTCAGGAGAAAAGCAAGGTTGCACTTGTGGCTCAGGAAAAATTTCTAGAACCCAAGGAAGTGGAGGTATTGGTTATCTTAATGCAGATGGTTTTGATTTATTGATGGATATACAATTATACATGAATGGTCTTCATAACTTTATTCACAATCAAGTCTCTTCTCACCATTGATTAATTTGGTGTATGAATTCTTTCAGAAATTAGTTATAACTCCAAGTAAGAAAGAGATAGGTCTAGCATTTAAGGGGGAACAGAAGAAGGTGCTTGAAGCACTTGAGGTAATTGATGGTGTGTAATTTATTTGGTGTTCTGTATAGAAAGAGCTAGTTGCATTAATTTTGAGATATGAGATCTTTTCTGGCAGGCAATGCGTGAGAAAGAAGCTTTGGATATGAAGGCTGCTCTGGAATCAAAAGGGGAGGTGGAGTTTGAAGTGTGTCAGCTTAAGAAAACTGTGACCATTAATAAGAAAATGGTGACGATTCAAAAGGAGAAAAAGATAGAGCATCAGCGAGTTTTTACACCATCTGTGATTGAACCATCCTTTGGCATTGGAAGGATAATTTATTGCCTCTATGAGCACAGTTTCTACATGAGACCAAGTAAAGCTGGAGATGAAGAGTTACGTGTATTTCGCTTCCCTGCACTAGTAGCTCCTATTAAGTGCACAGTGTTCCCTCTGgttcagaatcagacatttgAAGCAGTTTCTAAACTCATTTCCAAGTCATTGACCGCAGCTGATGTTTCACATAAGGTTGACATTACAGGTATGTTGATAAAATCAAAGCTCTCATTTAAGTGCATGTCTAGGGATCTATATCAAACTCAAGTGCATGAGAATACTGGCCTTATAAATCCTTGAAAATAAATGCTTTGACTGAGAAGTGAGAACAATGTTATATTTGAAAGGTTTCAGGGAAGATTTCCCCCCCTATGCAGTAGTCTTTTCATTTAGCTAGGTGCAAATCTGATCTTTCGACTTTTCTATTCAAATGTTTATTTCTTGTTATTATTGACTGATCTCATGTTTGGATCAGGTTCCTTTTCCTTATAATCAGTTCTGGCCCCCCTAAGTTACTCCCAAAAGCTTCTGATTttagctttagaatcaattgtagaactTTCAAGCATGCATTGTCTAAAACTCTAAATGGGTTAAACTATATGTTGGAAGATTGTTGACATTGTCTTTCATCCATTATTTTGTTTGAGAGATGGATTTATTTTGTTTGAGAGATGGATTTATCTCATTTTGGTTATATCTTTTGAAATGCTAATAGGTACATCTATTGGAAAACGATACGCAAGAACAGATGAACTTGGTGTGCCCTTTGCTATCACTGTGGATTCAGAATCATCAGTGACTATTCGAGAGAGGGACAGCAAGGATCAAGTGCGTGTTGATGTGGAAAAAGCTGCCTCTGTTGTCAAGGAGTTAACTGAGGGTCAGAGCACATGGGCAGATGTGTGGTCAAATTTTCCCCACCATTCCTCTGCAGCTGCAGAAGATTGAATTTTAATCAAATCATCATGTTGATTTATtgaccttgttatggttttcagATACAAAATTTTTGTGTGATGTTATGAGCAATGAATTGAACTACACGGATATTACTAATCATCAACTAGATACCTTTTTTATTTGAATGAAGTTTATCACATATGGCCAATATTATACGCTTATTTTGCAGTTGTCGGAAATAGTATAGTCAGAGATTGGACAATATTTTGTTTAGATCTCAATTCCACCCACACGGAgtaaaagagaaagaaatgagaaatataattagtgatgtgataagaaaagaaaatataagagaaagagaaggtGGTAGGAAATCACATCCCCACTGCTTTGTGTTTGGAGTAATCTTATATGGCCTATTTTGTGTTCAAGTTCTGATGGCTATCACTTTGTGTTTGGAGTAATCTTACAGGGCCTATTTTGTGTTCAATTAAGATCTGATAGCTAtcactttgaaaaaaaattgatatcgaCAAACAAACatttcattgattttttttttcataaatgagTAATCTGATATGACCTATTTATTccttgaaaattgaaataatgCGTGCAAGTGGAAAATGGTCCTTTGGCATCACAACACgtcttgatgatgatgatatatcCTTTTCTTTAGGATTGAGATTTGGGGGATATAATGGCCAACCACTTAAAATACTTTTGAACCACAAGAAAGAAAGCCCATAAGGATTTCACTATCGTTTGTATCCACTTGGAACATTTTTTATCCACGTGATAGCCCATAATAAAGATGCTTCCCCATttcaaaaatactaaaaatccAATATATATTgcattttcatatttggtatTTATCAATTGGAATGAAATTGACCAGAAAAAAATTGGAATGAAATGGTctccaacaatttttttttaaactgccAAGGTATGAGATGCAATCATTACTATATGAAGGAAAATTTACGAGTATTTTATGAAGACTTTGTTATTgctacaaaaaagaaaaattacagCATAAGGGCAATTAATCAAGAGTCATGAGCCGGTTTTCTGAATGGTTTGTTGTCATGAGCCGGTTTTCTAAGTGCATGGTTGGATTTGAAGTGAAAATTGTTTTTCACCCATTTTTACCAATTTTAAAgcgttaaaagtaaaaaaatgttGAATTGGATTTAAATGAAATTGGCATATCTAGGCTAAGGTTGTGTTTCTTATTCCAAGGTTGTGATATCTAGGCTGatagtaataataattataacCCTTGAATTGTACATTTGATAATGCCTCGTATGCTTAATCCCTCTTGAAATCTATCATTTCAAGGATACAAAAACTAAGCAATATATATATAGCAGTCATACTATAAACAAAAAGCTGCTCTATATATATAGATTGTGCCATCAAGAAATGTAACTAGTCTAAGATATATACATCCATGCAGGTGACATCATCCAGAGATTGGAGGAACATGATTCACATTCTTTGAACAAAAGACTAGCTCCAAAACCCTGTCAAAACCTACGAGCATCGCATGGTTGCCGCCGACACTTTCAGACATAGTTGAAACAAAAATGTCTCATCTTTTAACACTGTCTTATAATCTTATCCACCAGCATCTCTGCCTCAACCTCTTCATGTACCAATTCCAATTAACTTGAGCTGTGATAGGAAATTACAGATCACATTTTGTTATCTTCAAGAAGAATGGTGAATTGCATGCAAGTAAGTTCATAAAACTTCAAATATCTTAGTAGAAAATCATGATTAACAAAGTCAGAACTAAATTGCAATTTGCAACCCAGAGTGAAGTGGGACATAAAACTTACAATGTTGTTATGAGGATTTCCCCAATAAAATCCTTGGAGGAAAATAGGGAAAATGTTGCAAGCTGCGAGGACATATATCATCAGTGCATGCTTGCCCATCCATTCCATAACCTTCGTAACTCGGCTATATCCACATACATCAACCTGCAAGGAGGaaataaaatgagaaagaaaaaaaattcatccaCAAGATTATTGAAGCAGATACAgtttgaataaaaaattgaaaaagagtGCAAAGAAGGAAACCATCAAGTAGATGAGAAAACTAAAAAGAGAATTAGCTAGAGAACTTTACTTAAAGGGAGAAATTAGATATCTAACCATCAAGTATATCGCGACGAGGAGGATGCCTGCAGCACCAGCGGTGACACATGTATAACTAAATGAGTAGAGAACTTTATTTACATGCATTCCTACAAGGAAGAACTATGTTAATATCtacaaataatagaaaaatTCAGTGGGACAATGGTAGTAATGAAGAAATAGGTAAAGAGAATGGTTACCAAATAAGTGCAAAGCAAAGCCAAAAACTATAAGACAAGAGGTTGGGATCATCCAGTGTATGATCCTAACTCTGTGGTCCTGTAAGCAGCAATAAGTAAACAGCTGTTAATCATACATTCATACTTATAAACAGAAGAGGGAAAAagataataaaagaaaaatgtggGAATTACCTTATAATGGACAATGATATGTCCATAGTGCAAGCCAATCAAGCAGGTAACAATAGCCATCACTGAACTATAATTCCACAATAGTCACAAAATTAGAGGCAACAAGAAAAAAGTAGTCATGTTTTACAAATTTTACTTAAGTTGGAGACTAGGGGAAACCAAAATAGAAACCTTTGTCCATCTTGAGTGAAAGAAATTTTATGCTCATATCAACGACAAAATTTCATAATCTAATATCAATCACTTTCTtctaacatgtttggatcaacttgtATTTCATCAGAATCAACTCTGAAACCCAGAAGCTACTACCCAAgtttggctttagaatcaatggTAGatgagtttccaaacatgcacttcatCAGTTTCCCCTTACTAAGAACAACATTCTAAACAAGAAGGATGACATAGCGAACTCACCTTAAGAGTCCTTCAGGATCAAAAGGGGCCTGACACCATGCAGGAGCATCTGGAGGCAATGGCCCATAGTCAGGAGAATTAATGCTGCACTCCTatgataatgacaaaaaaaaaggtaacatatctataaaagagaaaagcaacaACAGGAACTTGCAAAGTGGctgaaaatatattttgaaGAGAGAGGATTATACCGGCATCCGTGCATATATCGGTCTCCTATAGAGATGTTGTATACCCAATATCTTACGATCAATCATCCCGACAACATTGCAGGCCGGTCCCGTGTCAGCCCATACTCCGCATTTAACCTAGCGAATGTGTGAATACATACATAAGTCCCGTTTTCAACCAATATGAGAAGTTAAATTCCTCCCCTAAAGGAACTTTACAAGTGAGAAGAAAATAGAATGCAAGAACACTGACTGAAAATGTCTTTGGCACTG
This is a stretch of genomic DNA from Lotus japonicus ecotype B-129 chromosome 1, LjGifu_v1.2. It encodes these proteins:
- the LOC130718160 gene encoding uncharacterized protein LOC130718160, translated to MYLKLTSEEHLNDSYIQNSQIEEAYVLNRFRERRRKIREDTAPRSRKYLGRDHTAANQRVIGDYFANEPTYDDAMFRRRYRISDNYFTQRVDAANKQGISPLAKCNTTMRMLAYGVAADAVDEYIKIGGTTAFECLRRFCKGIIRLYEQQYLRAPTQEDLQRILHANDMRGFPGMIGSIDCMHWEWKNCPKAWEGQFTRGDKGTTTVILEAVGKAPAVNFFVNQRPYNMAYYLADGIYPSYPTFEGCRKDIERAFGVLQARFKIISEPARLWDIDDLSIIMRSCIILHNMIFEDERDSYAQRWTDFEQSGEGESSTQQPYSTEVLPAFVNHVRARSELRDSNVHHELQADLVKHIWAKFGMSQD
- the LOC130729002 gene encoding glycine--tRNA ligase, mitochondrial 1-like, yielding MLLHQFFKLRTIARNSQSPFSSLSISLSSSSPMAAAAASSEDSLRKALADKQSAVDAQGNAVRALKAASAAKPDIDAAIAALNALKLEKSSIERSLQSILSVADTRESFRHAVTNTLERRFFYIPTAKIYGGVAGLYDYGPPGCDVKLNVLSFWRKHFVREEQMLEMDCPCVTPEEVLKASGHVEKFTDLMVKDTKTNNCFRADHLLKDYCNEKLQKDLTLSPEKVAELKNVLALLDDFSPEELGAKIKEYGITAPDTQNPLSDPYPFNLMFQTKIGPSGLQTGYLRPETAQGIFVNFRDLYYCNGNKLPFAAAQVGQAFRNEIAPRQGLLRVREFTLAEIEHFVDPEDKSHPKFAEVADLEFLMFPREEQVSGQSAKRIRLGEAVSKGIVNNETLGYFIGRVYLFLTRLGIDKDRLRFRQHLANEMAHYAADCWDAEIECSYGWIECVGIADRSAYDLRAHSEKSKVALVAQEKFLEPKEVEKLVITPSKKEIGLAFKGEQKKVLEALEAMREKEALDMKAALESKGEVEFEVCQLKKTVTINKKMVTIQKEKKIEHQRVFTPSVIEPSFGIGRIIYCLYEHSFYMRPSKAGDEELRVFRFPALVAPIKCTVFPLVQNQTFEAVSKLISKSLTAADVSHKVDITGTSIGKRYARTDELGVPFAITVDSESSVTIRERDSKDQVRVDVEKAASVVKELTEGQSTWADVWSNFPHHSSAAAED
- the LOC130729004 gene encoding uncharacterized protein LOC130729004 isoform X2, which gives rise to MRVARLMILVDDAGGLLPALNHSPWDGLTIADFVMPLFLFIVGLSLALTYKKLSCPVIETRKAILRALKLLALGLFLQGGYFHRINDLTFGVDMKQIRLMGILQRIAIAYLLTALCEIWLKCDDIVKSGSSLLRKYRYQWAVAFVLSGFYLCLLYGLYVPDWEYQIPTDSSSVPKTFSVKCGVWADTGPACNVVGMIDRKILGIQHLYRRPIYARMPECSINSPDYGPLPPDAPAWCQAPFDPEGLLSSVMAIVTCLIGLHYGHIIVHYKDHRVRIIHWMIPTSCLIVFGFALHLFGMHVNKVLYSFSYTCVTAGAAGILLVAIYLMVDVCGYSRVTKVMEWMGKHALMIYVLAACNIFPIFLQGFYWGNPHNNILKLIGIGT